One stretch of Streptomyces sp. R21 DNA includes these proteins:
- a CDS encoding ribonuclease Z, whose translation MSVRELVVLGTASQVPTRHRNHNGYLLRWDGEGLLFDPGEGTQRQMLRAGVAAHDLHRICVTHFHGDHSLGLAGVIQRINLDRVPHEITAHYPRSGQRFFDRLRYATAYRETVALTEAPVDADGTLATTSSYALEARKLSHPVESYGYRLVESDGRRMLPERLAAHGIKGPDVGRIQREGSLGDVTLDDVSEVRRGQRFAFVMDTRLCDGVHALADGCDLLVIESTFLDEDVQLASDHGHLTAGQAGAVARDAGVRHLVLTHFSQRYSDPEEFERQARAAGFEGELTVAHDLQRVPVPKRG comes from the coding sequence TTGTCCGTACGTGAATTGGTGGTGCTCGGCACCGCCAGCCAGGTCCCGACCCGGCACCGCAACCACAACGGCTACCTGCTGCGCTGGGACGGCGAGGGCCTCCTCTTCGACCCCGGAGAGGGCACCCAGCGGCAGATGCTGCGCGCCGGTGTCGCCGCGCACGACCTGCACCGGATCTGTGTCACCCACTTCCACGGCGACCACTCCCTCGGTCTCGCCGGGGTGATCCAGCGCATCAACCTCGACCGGGTGCCGCACGAGATCACCGCGCACTATCCGCGCTCGGGCCAGCGGTTCTTCGACCGGCTGCGGTACGCCACGGCGTACCGCGAGACCGTCGCGCTCACCGAAGCGCCGGTCGACGCCGACGGGACACTGGCCACGACCTCCTCGTACGCCCTGGAAGCACGGAAGTTGTCGCACCCCGTCGAGTCCTACGGGTACCGGCTCGTCGAGTCCGACGGGCGCCGCATGCTGCCCGAGCGGCTCGCCGCGCACGGGATCAAGGGGCCCGACGTCGGGCGGATCCAGCGGGAGGGCTCCCTCGGGGACGTCACGCTCGACGACGTCAGCGAGGTGCGGCGCGGGCAGCGGTTCGCGTTCGTCATGGACACCCGGCTGTGCGACGGGGTGCACGCGCTCGCCGACGGGTGCGACCTCCTCGTCATCGAGTCGACGTTCCTGGACGAGGACGTCCAACTCGCCTCCGATCACGGGCATCTGACGGCTGGTCAGGCAGGTGCGGTCGCGCGGGACGCCGGGGTACGGCATCTCGTGCTCACGCACTTCAGCCAGCGCTACTCCGACCCCGAGGAGTTCGAGCGGCAGGCGCGGGCCGCCGGGTTCGAGGGCGAGCTGACCGTGGCGCACGATCTGCAACGGGTGCCGGTGCCCAAGCGGGGGTGA
- a CDS encoding histidine triad nucleotide-binding protein has translation MAGEPQDDCLFCKIVAGQIPATLVRETETTVAFRDINPQAPTHVLVIPKVHHPDAASLAAAEPAIAADMLREAGEVAAEEKLESYRIVFNTGSGAGQTVWHAHAHVLGGRGMQWPPG, from the coding sequence ATGGCGGGAGAGCCGCAGGACGACTGCCTGTTCTGCAAGATCGTCGCGGGGCAGATCCCGGCGACCCTGGTCCGGGAGACCGAGACCACCGTCGCCTTCCGCGACATCAACCCCCAGGCGCCCACCCACGTCCTGGTCATCCCCAAGGTCCACCACCCGGACGCGGCATCCCTGGCCGCCGCCGAACCCGCCATCGCCGCCGACATGCTGCGTGAGGCCGGCGAGGTCGCCGCCGAGGAGAAGCTGGAGAGCTACCGCATCGTGTTCAACACGGGCAGCGGCGCCGGCCAGACCGTCTGGCACGCGCACGCTCACGTCCTGGGCGGCCGCGGCATGCAGTGGCCGCCGGGGTAA